The nucleotide sequence GGCGGTGACACCAAGGTTGTGGCGGGCGCGACGTACTTGATCTTCGGTGCGGCCAGTGAGCTTGGCGAGGCGCGCGTCGGTGAAGCCGAGCATCTTGATGGCGCGCAACCCGTCTTCAGTGACAGGCAGGCCGTTTTTGATGATGTCGGTCTCGGCCTCAATGATCTCGCGGATACGGGCGAGGAACCAAGGGTCGAATTTGGTGACAGCGAAAATGTCGTCGTCGGACAGCCCGTGACGCATGGCTTGTGCGATGACCCGCAGGCGGTCGGGCGTTTGCTTGGCGAGCGCTTTGGTGATCGCGGCGGCCTCTGGTGCGCCCGGGATGTCGATGTCGTCGAAGCCGGTCAGGCCGGTTTCCATCGAGGCCAGCGCCTTTTGCATCGACTCGTGGAAGGTGCGACCAATCGCCATGGCTTCACCCACGGATTTCATGGCTGTGGTCAGGTAGGGTTCGGAGCCCGCGAATTTTTCAAACGCGAAGCGCGGGATTTTGGTGACGACGTAGTCGATTGTGGGCTCGAACGAGGCCGGTGTCACGCCTGTGATGTCGTTGTCGAGCTCGTCCAAAGTGTACCCTACCGCGAGTTTTGCGGCGATTTTGGCAATCGGGAAACCCGTCGCTTTTGAGGCCAGTGCAGAGGAACGGGACACGCGTGGGTTCATTTCGATAACAACCATGCGCCCGTCGACGGGGTTCACCGCCCATTGCACGTTGGAGCCGCCGGTCTCAACCCCGATTTCGCGCAGCACGTTGATGCTGTGCGTCCGCATGATCTGATATTCTTTGTCCGTAAGCGTCAGGGCGGGGGCGACGGTTATGGAATCGCCGGTGTGTACGCCCATCGGGTCCACGTTTTCGATGGCGCAGACGATGATGGCGTTGTCGGCCTTGTCGCGCACGACCTCCATCTCGAACTCTTTCCAACCCAGTAGGGACTCGTCCACGAGGATTTGGCCAACGGGGGAGGCATCCATGCCCGTCCGGCAGAAGTGTTCGTATTCTTCGCGGTTGTAGGCCACGCCACCGCCGGTGCCGCCAAGCGTGAAGGCTGGGCGGATGATCGCAGGCAGGCCAATGTCTTCGAGCGCTTCCAGCGCGAGGGCCACGCCTGCAGTCAGGTCTTGTTTGCCGTCTTTTTCGGGGGCTGTGACGATGGTTGCCTTGGGGTTTTCGATACCTAGCCGGTCCATCGCCTCGCGGAACAATTTGCGATCTTCGGCCATTTCAATGGCTTCGCGCTTGGCCCCAATCATTTCGACGTTGAATTTTTCCAACACACCCATGTCCGCAAGGGCCAGCGAGGTGTTCAGGCCCGTCTGTCCGCCCATGGTGGGCAGCAGGGCGTCGGGGCGTTCCTTTTCGATGATCTTGGCGACGACTTCTGGGGTGATCGGCTCAATATAGGTCGCGTCGGCCAGCCCCGGATCGGTCATGATGGTCGCGGGGTTGGAGTTGACAAGGATGACCCGGTAACCCTCCTCACGCAGTGCCTTACACGCCTGCGCGCCGGAATAGTCGAACTCGCAAGCCTGACCGATAATAATGGGGCCCGCGCCGATGATCATGATCGACTGGATGTCGGTACGCTTTGGCATGGCAGTGCCCCCAGATTATGCAAATTGTCGTGGGTTATAGGGATGGCGCGGCCATGTGCAAGGGGGGATATGCGTTGTGCGGGAATTCCCCAGATATGGCTGGTTTGATCTATGTCAACAAAAATGGACACCTGATATGTAAAGTAAATTAGACACATAGGAGAGTCAGCCATGCGCATTCTTTTTGTTCATCCCAATTACCGCTCCGGCGGGGCCGAGATTGCAGGCAGTTGGCCCCCGGCTTGGGTTGCCTATTTGACAGGGTCGCTGCGCCGGGTTGGGTTTGAAGACATCCATTTCATTGATGCGATGACGAATGATCTGTCGGATGAGGTTTTGGCAGAGAAGATTGCTGATTTGCAGCCAGATGTTGTTGGGACGACGGCGATTACGCCGTCGATCTACAAGGCGGAAGAGGTTTTGCGGATCGCGCAGGAACAAGCCCCGCAAGCGCTGCGTATGCTGGGGGGTCCATGCGACCTTTATGTACAAGCAGGTTTTGTCAGAGGCCCCTTGGGTCGACGTCATCGTGCGCGGTGAAGGCGAAGAGATATTGACCGAGTTGATGTGCGCGGTCCGCGATGGTGGTTGGCCTGGAAACAAGCGCCAGATCAAGGGCCTCGCGTTCATTGATGAAGGTGAGATCGTGGCGAACCCGGCGGCGAGTACGGTCAAGGATCTGGACGGGATTGACCCTGATTGGACCATTCTGGAGTGGGAGAAGTACATCTACATTCCGCTCAATACGCGCGTTGCGATTCCGAATATGGCGCGGGGTTGCCCCTTTACCTGTTCTTTCTGCAGCCAATGGAAGTTCTGGCGCGACTACCGGGTGCGCGACCCCAAGAAGGTGGTCGATGAAATCGAGCGGCTGGTAAAAGAGCAAGGCGTGGGGTTCTTCATCCTGGCGGACGAGGAGCCGACGATTAACCGCAAGAAGTTCATTCAATTCTGTGAGGAGCTAATAGCGCGCGGTTTACCGGACCGTGTGAAGTGGGGGATCAATACGCGGGTGACGGACATCTACCGCGACCGCGAATTGCTGAAGTTCTATCGCGAGGCTGGATTGGTGCATGTGAGCCTTGGGACCGAGGCTGCCGCGCAGATGAAGCTGGATCAGTTTAACAAAGAGACGAAGGTTGAAGAAAACAAGACGGCCATTCGTCTGCTGCGCGAGGCGGATATTCTGGTGGAGGCGCAGTTTATCGTGGGCCTGGACAATGAGACGCCCGAGACCCTGAACGAGACTTACAAGATGGCGTGGGACTGGCAGCCCGATCTGGCGAATTGGGCGATGTATACGCCTTGGCCGTTCACGCCACTGTTTCAGGAACTCAAGGACAAGGTCGAGGTGTTCGACTTTAGCCGTTACAACTTTGTGACGCCCATCATGAAGCCCAAGGCGATGGAGCGGGGCGAACTGCTGGATGGTGTGATGAACAACTATCGGCGTTTCTATATGAAAAAGCTTTGTTCCACTACCCGTGGCGCGGGACCGGATTTCGACGAAGGTATCTTTTGGGCTGTTTGAAGGCCTTTATGAAAGCGGGGTTTGCCCGCACGTTCTATGACTTGGGCAAGGTGGGCTACACTGGGCCGCAGTCGAAGAACAACCTCGATTTCCAGTTTGACGAAACGCGCACCATCGCTGAAGCGCAGATGGATGATTGGGAGGCAAGCGCTGATCGGGCGGCCAAAGCGGCCGAACGGCGGGAGGCGATCCGCGCGCAGGGCAAGGCGCGTGCGGTAGAGCGGAATGCGGATTTCAAGATGCCCAATGGGGCCGAGATCAAGGCCTGTGGGGGCGGTTCTGAGCAAATGGAGGATGCTTAGGGATGCAAACCACACCACAGGCCTGATCGGGCCCAATGCGGTTTTGCAGTTGCTGCCGGTGTTGGAACGGGCCGGTGGCGTCCGTTTCCGCGATCAGGTGATGGCGGCAGCCGGTGTGTTTGAGGCACCCGGTGACGATGGCATGATGCCCGAGGCGCCAGCGGCGCGAATGCATCAGGCGTTGCGAGCAATTGAGCCGGAAATGGCGCCATCGCTGGCTTGGGCGGCGGGGGAACGGACGGCGCAGTACATCTTGGCCTACCGTATTCCGCAAATGGCGCAAGTCGTGCTGAAGTCATTGCCCGCGGCCTTGGCCGGGCCATTGTTGTCAAGAGCAATTGCGAAACATGCATGGACCTTTGCCGGTTCTGGCACCTTTCGTATCGCAGGGCCGCTAACGTTTGAAATCGCGGATAATCCCATTGTGCGTGGTGAGGTCAGTGATGTGCCGCTTTGTCATTGGCATTGCGCGGTGTTCGAGACCTTGTTTCGCACTTTGGTTGATCCACACCTGCGTTGCACCGAGGAAACCTGTTGCGCGATGGGTGCGCCAGCCTGCCGGTTTGTGCTGCGACGGACCAAGAGGAGCTGAGGTTTTTATATCTCTGGCGGGTGTTTTCCAGCCAAGATGAAGGGAGCGGTTGACTTCGCACCTGCAAAGATGTGTATCGGGCCGACCAATCGCCTTGAGGAATTGCCCGATGCACGCTTACCGCAGCCACACCTGTGCCGATCTGACCGCCGCCAACGTGGGCGAAACCGTCCGCCTGTCGGGCTGGGTGAACCGGGTGCGCGATCACGGTGGTATCCTGTTTATCGACCTGCGCGATCACTACGGCATCACGCAGGTACTGTGTGATCCGGACTCGGCGGCCTTTGCGGATGTAGAGAAAGTGCGCTCGGAATGGTGCATCCGTATTGATGGTGAGGTGAAGGCGCGTGATCCCGAGTTGGTGAACCCCAAGCTGCCGACTGGTGAGGTTGAGGTATTTATCCGCGCGATTGAGGTGCTGGGTGCGGCCAAGGAACTCCCCTGATGGTCTTTGGCGATCAGGAATACCCTGAAGAAACGCGCCTGAAGTACCGCTATCTCGACCTGCGTCGCGAAGCGATGCAGGAAAACATGAAGCTGCGCTCAGATGTTGTCGCCTCCATGCGCCGCCGGATGTGGGACACTGGGTTCCGCGAATATCAGACGCCGATCATCACGGCCTCCTCCCCGGAAGGCGCGCGCGATTTTCTGGTGCCGTCGCGCTTGCACCCAGGCAAATTCTATGCCCTGCCGCAGGCTCCGCAGCAATTCAAGCAGCTGATCATGGTGTCGGGCTATGACAAGTATTTCCAGATCGCGCCCTGTTTCCGCGACGAAGACCCACGCGCGGATCGGTCGCCAACGGATTTCTACCAGTTGGATATGGAGATGTCCTTTGTTGAGCAGCAGGACGTGTTCGACACGATCCAACCCGTCATCACCGGGATTTTTGAAGAGTTTGGCGGTGGACGCAAAGTTGACCAGACGTGGGAACAGATTTCTTATCGAGATGCCGCTCTCTGGTATGGCAGCGACAAGCCCGACCTGCGCAACCCGATCAAGATGCAGGTTGTGTCTGAGCATTTTGCGGGCTCTGGTTTTGCGATCTTTGCAAAGCTGTTGGAGCAGGAGGGCACCGAGGTGCGCGCCATACCGGCACCAACCGGTGGCAGCCGCAAGTTCTGTGACCGCATGAACGTCTTTGCCCAGAAGGAAGGCTTGCCCGGGATGGGCTATATCTTCTGGCGTGAAAAGACGGCTGATGCCGTGGCGCAAGAGCTGGGGATTTCGGTGAAAGAGGCGCAAGCCAAGCTGAAGTCCGGTGAAGTTGAAGGGGGTATGGAAGCCGCGGGCCCTCTAGCCAAGAACATTGGGCCGGAGCGCACCGAGGCAATTCGCCAGCAGTTGGGCCTTGGCCTGGGTGACGCCGCGTTCTTCCTTGGCGGCAAACCGAAAGCGTTTGAAAGTGTCGCTGGCAAGGCGCGCAATGTGATTGGCGACGAACTGGGGCTGACTGATCAGAACCGCTTTGCCTTTGCCTGGATTGTGGATTTCCCGATCTACGAAAAGGATGACGAGACCGGCAAGATTGATTTCGAACACAACCCGTTCTCCATGCCGCAGGGTGGGATGGACGCGCTGGAAGGTGATCCGCTCAAGGTTTTAGGTTACCAATATGATCTGGCCTGTAACGGGTATGAATTGGTCTCTGGCGCGATCCGGAACCATCGTCCTGAAATTATGTTCAAGGCGTTTGAACTGGCTGGCTACGGCAAGGACGAGGTCGAAAAGCGCTTTGGCGGGATGGTCAACGCGTTCCAATACGGCGCGCCGCCCCATGGCGGGTGTGCGGCAGGCATCGACAGGATCGTGATGTTGCTGGCAGATGCCTCTAACATCCGCGAGGTTATCATGTTCCCGATGAACCAGCGCGCCGAAGATCTGATGATGGACGCACCCAGCGAGCCGCAAAACGAACAGCTACGTGAGTTGCGCCTGCGCGTCTTGCCGCCTGAAAGCTAAAGCGGCCCGCCTGCAGCGATCTGCGTTTGCACCAGTTGCGTCAGGGCGACAACACCAGCATCGGGGTTGTTGCCTGAACGTCTTAGCTTGCTCAGGTTTTCTACCGCGGCATCAAGATCGTGATCATGTGCACTGCGTGCGACGCCGCTGAGAAATTGTGTGACATAGTCCAACGCACCGTCATCATCAGTGTCATCCAGGACTTGCGCTATATGATTGAGGTCATCGCGATAGGCGATTGGATCGGGGCAAATTGTTTCATCGTTTACGCCGCGCGGCGCAGGGGGCTGCCTATCCTTTGGCAGATGCTCAAGAATTGCGGATTGAAAGTTCAACAGGCTTTGCACTGGTTTGGCGATAAAACCATCCGCACCCGCGGCCAGCACATCGGCACTATGATCTTCTCCGCTCATCCCAAGAACGACGTCAAGACGCGTCGCAGCCTCTGACACTGACCGGATCAGCGACAGGCCAGAGCCGTCAGGTAGCCCCACATCGACCAACAGAACGGTGGGCCGGTAAATCGCAAGGTGCCGCCGTGCGTTTTCCAAACTGTCGGCTCGTCTGATCCGGGCGCCGGATCGCAGGCACATCAGGCGTACCGCTTCACTGGCAAAGCGGCTGTCTTCGACAACCAGCACAGTAACCCCCAAAAGCGGGCGGCGTGCAGTTGGTGCACGGGTGAACATCAGGTCATCAAGTGTTTCCATCGTGATTCTTCCCTTTATGGCAGCGAACCCTATTGAAAGCACCGCAAGGTGAAGAGGAGGTTAACAGCATCATCCGTTGCACCTGCACTGTGCTGACGGCATAAGGTTCAAAACAGGAGAAATGCTTATGATTGGCCGCCTCAACCACGTCGCAATCGCCGTTCCCGATCTGGAGGCGGCCAGCAACCAGTACCGCACCATGCTGGGTGCTGATGTCGGGGCGCCGCAGGATGAACCTGATCACGGCGTCACGGTTGTGTTCATCAATCTGCCCAATACCAAGATTGAGCTGTTGTACCCGCTGGGTGAGGGATCCCCGATCCAGGGCTTTCTTGATAAGAACCCGTCAGGGGGCATTCATCATGTCTGCTATGAGGTTGATGATATCCTCGCCGCCCGTGATCATCTGTTGGCCGAAGGCGCGCGCGTATTGGGTGGTGGTGAGCCAAAGATCGGGGCGCATGGCAAACCGGTGCTGTTTTTGCATCCCAAAGATTTCAATGGCTGTCTGGTGGAATTGGAGCAGGTCTAACCCCTTGCCGTGACGTACAATCGGCGTATCTGATGATCAGCCACTTTACATAAGGAACATCGCTTTGGGTCCTGTTTCTGGTCTCGTCCTTCTTGCCGTCATCTGGACGGTCGTATTTTTTATCGTGCTACCTTTGCGCTTGGAAACGCAGGGTGAAGCAGGTGAGATCGTACCGGGTACACATGCGTCATCGCCTGCGAACTTCAGCTTCAAACGCAAAGCCAAAATCACCACCTATTTCGCGGTGCCAATCTGGGCAGTGATCGCTGTTGTCCTGCTGACTGGCGCCGTCTCGGTCCGTGACATCGATTGGTTTGAGCGGATGTCCACACCCGAGGTCAGCCGCGACTGATCGCGTGATAAAGGTGGGTGAAGGTCGCTGCACCCAGGATCGGTATGATCAGGTTGACCAATGGAAACGTCAGCGGGACGGCCATCAGGCAGCCTGCAAGCCAGACCTTCGAGCTATGCTGTTTGCGCAGGTCTTTTGCTGCAGCCCGTCCAATCCGGCGCATGGCGGCCAGTTGAAAGTATTCCCGTCCCAATAAATACCCGTTCAGCGCATAGAATATGAAGATCGCCGCGAAGGGGAAGATAGCGTAGAGAATGAAGGCAAAGATGTTTGCGGCGATCAGAACCCCAAGGAAATTGACCGTATCACGCAACCCATCCCAGAACGTCAGGCGGGGCACGTCTGGCAGGCTGGGGAAATGCTTGTCCTCAACAGCCTGGGCAACTTCGTCCAGAAACAGCGATGTGATTGCAGACGCCACAGGCACCATCAGAAAGATCGACATCACAATCACGAGGCCGAGCGACCCCCAACCCAACAGATCGCCCACCCATGTGACCTCGCCCACACCGGGCAGGGTGATGGGTTCTTGCGTCAACCATTCGATTAACCAGAGCAGTGCGGCATAGATGCCCACCAAGAGTGCGATTGTCAGGCCAATTCCACGCCACAAGACACTCCGAAACCTGTGGTCCGGCAGTTGTGCGACCGCTTTGGCAAAGGACGCAATGATCATGCGTCAACCCAAGTTGTGATGGTGTCCAAGTCGGGGCGCGGGCGCTCGGGTGGTGCGCTTGTCTCGGTCCCGAGATGGATGAAACCTGCAACGGTTTCGTGCGCTGCCAAGCCAAGGCCCTCGGTGATGAAAGCGCGGTCATGGCTGGCCCAGCCGGACAGCCAGTTTGCACCCCAGCCCGCGGCAAGTGCTGCATTGACGAGGGCCAGACAGACCGCACCCGCCGAATAGATCTGTTCGATCTGTGGTATCTTTTCAGACGGTTTGGGGCTGCAAATCACCGCAACGGCTAGATCAGCCTTGCCGAACTGGTCTTGCGCTTTGGTGATCTTGTCCGGGTCGATACCCAGCGCTGTACCATGTCTTGGCACCAAATCTGCCAGACGCTGCAATGCGGGTTTGCTCAGGACGATAAAGCGCCATGGCTCCAACTTGCCGTGATCGGGCGTGCGGGCTGCGGCGGTGAGCAGTTTTTTGAGCATTTCGCGATCCGGCACAGGTGTTGTCAGCGTCTTGGCTGGGCGCGAGCGGCGGGTCATCAGAAAGTCGAGTGCAGCAGAGTTGGGTTTGGGCATTGGCGATCCTGTTATGGTTTCTTCGCAGATATGATCAGGTTGGGCCAAAGACAACCGAGCCTAAAGTGCAGCGGTCATCTCGGCCAGCCAGCTATCCACAAAGGCATCAAAACGGGCGTCGGGTTGGCGTAAGGGGAACACCTCGGCAAAGGGATCGGGTGCTGTGATCGTACTTCCCGCCATTTCCTGCAGCACATTGTGACCGCAGAATGGGACATAGGTTTTCGAATAGCCGCCTTCATGCACCATCACGAGCTTGCCCGCGCAAACCTGCTGCGCGACGGCCATCACTTGCCGGGTCATCATGGTGAACGTCTCGGCCGTGGCCAGCATGCGGCCCAAGGGGTCATTGGCCGCGGCATCAAAGCCACAGGCGACAATCAGTACATCTGGTGCGAAGTCCCGGATGGCGGGCAGCGCCAGCCGTTCCATTGCGGCCAGATATCCTGTGTGGCCGGTTCCCGGCGGCAGAGGGATGTTGAGGTTGAAACCAAAACCGCCACCATCGCCACGGTCGGCAAAATCACCAGTATCCATGGGATAGTTCCGCTCTTGATGCAAAGAGATGGTCAGCACATCCGCGCGGTCATAGAATACGGCCTCGGTCCCGTTGCCGTGATGCACGTCCCAATCCAGCACGGCAAAGCGCTGGGCAAGGCCCGCCGCTTTGGCTGCCTCAATTGCGATGCCGATATTGTTGAAAAGGCAAAACCCGTTGGGATAATCCGGCAAGCAGTGATGTCCGGGTGGGCGCGACAGCGAATACGCATTGGTGACCTCACCGTTCAACACTGCGGCAAGGGCGGTCTTGGCCAAGCCCGCCGAAAGAGCAGCCAACTCATATCCGCCGGGGCCAAAGGGAGTGCGGCGACCCAACTCGCCGCCGCCAGCATCTGACAGGGCTTTGAACGCATCAAGATAGTGTGCAGGATGGACGCGCAGCAAATCCTCGCGTGTGGCGGGGTCTGCACCACGCATCGCAAGCGCGCGCGCCAGCCCGGTCACTTCGATAAGGTTCTTGAGGCGACGCTTTGTCTCGGGGCTCTCCGGTAAACCGCCGTCCAATGGCTGGACGAGCCCGCCGACTGGCAGCATGCCCGCATAATTGCCGCCGCCGTGCCAAAAACACCGCTCATCCCAGAAAAACCCCGTCGTCATGCGCTCCACCCATCTTCTCATGTTCTGAAATACCCCCGCCGGAGGCTCCTTCCCCACCAACCTGCTCAGGTTTTGCGCAATTGATATATGCCTTCGGGCAAATCCAGAGCGGCCTCCAGATCGCGCAACTGTGTCAGGGATAGCGTAATGCGCACCACTTCGTCGCTGCGTGGATCGACCTGGGCAATGGTGACACAATCATCAAAGGCGTTAATGATCACATCTTCTTTTAGCGGGGCTTTGCCTTCGTCGACCAAGGTCACAACGGTAGCATCATAGTCGTGTTCGATTGTAAACATGGGCTGACCCTAGCCATGGTTTGCCAATCACGCAATCAAGGCTGGAAGCGGTGGGTGAAAATGATAGGTTTGCCCCTGATATCTTTCGAAGTGGGGGTAGCTATGCGTCTTTTGGCGATTGTTTTCATGCTTGGTCTGGGAGCCTGTACACCTGTCGCTATTGAGCAATCAGGATCGGCACCGAGCGCCACCATGCAGTCACCGCAGGATATACCGCCGCGGTTGTCACAGCGTGAGGCCGTTAACAACTTTGAATTTGTTGTGCGCCGGGTCGAACCCGTTGCTGAACAGATATGCAGCACGCGGTCACAGCAGGAAAACTGTGACTTCCGGATTGTGGTCGACAGCCGCCCAGATCAGGGTGTGAACGCCTATCAGACGCTGGATCGCAATGGCAGACCTGTGATTGGATTCACAGTTGGGTTGATTTCCGAGGCACGCAACCGTGACGAGCTGGCATTCGTGATGGCTCACGAAGCCGCCCATCACATTCGCGGACATATTGCTCAGCAGCAGCAAAATGCGGCCCTGGGTGGGCTATTGATTGGCAGTCTGGCTCAGGCTTTGGGGGCCGCAGATATCGAAGGCGCGCAACGGATTGGCGCCTCTGTCGGGGCGAGGACCTACTCAAAGGATTTTGAACTTGAGGCAGATGCGTTGGGCACGCAGATCGCGGCGGCTGCGGGGTTTGATCCATTGCGGGGGGCAGAGTTCTTTTTTCGGATTCCTGATCCGGGCGATCGCTTCTTGGGGACACATCCGCCGAATGCGGATCGACTGCGCACAGTCCAAAGGGTTGCAGCAGGGCTCTAGTATTGCAGCTGTGACCTTGCCATGTGCCGTGTGCGCAAGCGGATGAAAATCGCCACGCCGGAGATGCAAATAAAGAAAACCTGAATCATCGCTGCGGCGAGGTTGAATGCATTGGTCAGACCGATCAGCACCATCGTGGCCGCCGATCCATTGATTGCAAAATAAGCAATGCTTTCGGACTTTACCCGCTGAAACGTCAGCATCGTATAGTTCAGCACGTAAAGCCCGAAACCGGCGATACCAATAGCATCGAAAAACGTTGGGCCATAGAAATTGAGAATACTGATCACGCTAAAAACTCACTAAAAATCTGCAAACGCAGGCAGAAATTGCCTCACAGGGTGCGAAATGACACCATATGCTGACCCTAGGGAACGCTGTCCAACCTGTCAGGTCAGGCATTCCATACCAGCAAAGGAGGGCATCGATGATCACGGGAACCTGCCATTGCGGTGCGGTCAGCTATGTATTCGACGACACGCCAAAGCGGGCAACTTCCTGCAATTGTTCGGTATGCCGACGGCTGGGGGCCTTGTGGATTTATGCCAAGCTGCCGCTGATCACGGTCAATGGGCCAACCTTTGGCCACGCGCGGGGCGAAAAATCACTAGCGTTTCATAGTTGCAGGATCTGCGGATGTACGACCCATTGGGAGAACCTTAACCCGACCGAACCAGACGCCTATATGGCCGTCAATCTGCGGCTCGCCGATCCTGATGTCGCTGCGGCAATCCCTGTGCGCCACTTTGATGGCGCAGAGACTTGGACGTTTCTGGACTAGACCATCGTCGTAGTCGCTATCGCGATGGCAGCAAAGAAGCAGGCTGACGCGGCGACAACAAATCCATGCCAGATCGCGGT is from Yoonia sp. GPGPB17 and encodes:
- a CDS encoding class II histone deacetylase, with translation MTTGFFWDERCFWHGGGNYAGMLPVGGLVQPLDGGLPESPETKRRLKNLIEVTGLARALAMRGADPATREDLLRVHPAHYLDAFKALSDAGGGELGRRTPFGPGGYELAALSAGLAKTALAAVLNGEVTNAYSLSRPPGHHCLPDYPNGFCLFNNIGIAIEAAKAAGLAQRFAVLDWDVHHGNGTEAVFYDRADVLTISLHQERNYPMDTGDFADRGDGGGFGFNLNIPLPPGTGHTGYLAAMERLALPAIRDFAPDVLIVACGFDAAANDPLGRMLATAETFTMMTRQVMAVAQQVCAGKLVMVHEGGYSKTYVPFCGHNVLQEMAGSTITAPDPFAEVFPLRQPDARFDAFVDSWLAEMTAAL
- a CDS encoding GFA family protein, which produces MITGTCHCGAVSYVFDDTPKRATSCNCSVCRRLGALWIYAKLPLITVNGPTFGHARGEKSLAFHSCRICGCTTHWENLNPTEPDAYMAVNLRLADPDVAAAIPVRHFDGAETWTFLD
- a CDS encoding CBU_0592 family membrane protein, translating into MISILNFYGPTFFDAIGIAGFGLYVLNYTMLTFQRVKSESIAYFAINGSAATMVLIGLTNAFNLAAAMIQVFFICISGVAIFIRLRTRHMARSQLQY
- a CDS encoding EI24 domain-containing protein is translated as MIIASFAKAVAQLPDHRFRSVLWRGIGLTIALLVGIYAALLWLIEWLTQEPITLPGVGEVTWVGDLLGWGSLGLVIVMSIFLMVPVASAITSLFLDEVAQAVEDKHFPSLPDVPRLTFWDGLRDTVNFLGVLIAANIFAFILYAIFPFAAIFIFYALNGYLLGREYFQLAAMRRIGRAAAKDLRKQHSSKVWLAGCLMAVPLTFPLVNLIIPILGAATFTHLYHAISRG
- a CDS encoding nitroreductase family protein, with protein sequence MPKPNSAALDFLMTRRSRPAKTLTTPVPDREMLKKLLTAAARTPDHGKLEPWRFIVLSKPALQRLADLVPRHGTALGIDPDKITKAQDQFGKADLAVAVICSPKPSEKIPQIEQIYSAGAVCLALVNAALAAGWGANWLSGWASHDRAFITEGLGLAAHETVAGFIHLGTETSAPPERPRPDLDTITTWVDA
- a CDS encoding DUF1467 family protein, with the translated sequence MGPVSGLVLLAVIWTVVFFIVLPLRLETQGEAGEIVPGTHASSPANFSFKRKAKITTYFAVPIWAVIAVVLLTGAVSVRDIDWFERMSTPEVSRD
- a CDS encoding M48 family metallopeptidase, coding for MRLLAIVFMLGLGACTPVAIEQSGSAPSATMQSPQDIPPRLSQREAVNNFEFVVRRVEPVAEQICSTRSQQENCDFRIVVDSRPDQGVNAYQTLDRNGRPVIGFTVGLISEARNRDELAFVMAHEAAHHIRGHIAQQQQNAALGGLLIGSLAQALGAADIEGAQRIGASVGARTYSKDFELEADALGTQIAAAAGFDPLRGAEFFFRIPDPGDRFLGTHPPNADRLRTVQRVAAGL
- the bchJ gene encoding bacteriochlorophyll 4-vinyl reductase, producing the protein MLRDANHTTGLIGPNAVLQLLPVLERAGGVRFRDQVMAAAGVFEAPGDDGMMPEAPAARMHQALRAIEPEMAPSLAWAAGERTAQYILAYRIPQMAQVVLKSLPAALAGPLLSRAIAKHAWTFAGSGTFRIAGPLTFEIADNPIVRGEVSDVPLCHWHCAVFETLFRTLVDPHLRCTEETCCAMGAPACRFVLRRTKRS
- a CDS encoding response regulator; this translates as METLDDLMFTRAPTARRPLLGVTVLVVEDSRFASEAVRLMCLRSGARIRRADSLENARRHLAIYRPTVLLVDVGLPDGSGLSLIRSVSEAATRLDVVLGMSGEDHSADVLAAGADGFIAKPVQSLLNFQSAILEHLPKDRQPPAPRGVNDETICPDPIAYRDDLNHIAQVLDDTDDDGALDYVTQFLSGVARSAHDHDLDAAVENLSKLRRSGNNPDAGVVALTQLVQTQIAAGGPL
- the mce gene encoding methylmalonyl-CoA epimerase, which produces MIGRLNHVAIAVPDLEAASNQYRTMLGADVGAPQDEPDHGVTVVFINLPNTKIELLYPLGEGSPIQGFLDKNPSGGIHHVCYEVDDILAARDHLLAEGARVLGGGEPKIGAHGKPVLFLHPKDFNGCLVELEQV